Genomic window (Fluviispira vulneris):
TTAGATGTAAATTTTATCTCTTGTAAAACAGAAGCAGAATTGTTAGCTGGAATCATAAACAACACGCGTGAATTGGCACTGGTTTTGCTTGATATATATATGCCTGAAAAAAATGGTTTTCTTGTCATTCAAAATATTAAAGATCGTTTTCCACGACGGAAATTTAAAATTGTGTTTTTCACGTCTATCAAAGAAAAAAAATATATATTGCAAGGAATGAGTTTAAAAGCAGATGGATTTATAATTAAACCATTTGAAGTGGACGAATTCCGTTTGAAAATTATGAAATTAATTGATTTGAAATAATCTGATGTTATAATAATTATTAATGCTCAAATTGAATACCTTTTTCAATTCTAGGT
Coding sequences:
- a CDS encoding response regulator, giving the protein MRKAIILMDDSPEMHLITKKALETLDVNFISCKTEAELLAGIINNTRELALVLLDIYMPEKNGFLVIQNIKDRFPRRKFKIVFFTSIKEKKYILQGMSLKADGFIIKPFEVDEFRLKIMKLIDLK